From one Candidatus Sulfotelmatobacter sp. genomic stretch:
- a CDS encoding zinc-binding alcohol dehydrogenase family protein, with protein MKALRFHQYGPPSVLSMEDLPSPSIAPGDALIQVKASSINPSDIGIVAGRFKSPLPNTPGRDFAGVVVQDHVQGNGWEGKQVWGSGSGFGVTRPGAHAEFVVVPTMWLSEKPETLTMEQAAAIGVPYLAAWQSLVEVGQLQPDERILITGSNGAVGRAATQLAHWRKAFVIGADITDAATDADVFINLKQKDLQTEIHAATQGKLVDLVLDTVGASLFESCLRALRPGGRQIAIASAAKAQVEFNLVDFYHNQSRLFGLDTMKGTGPEIAARMDQLRRLFDTGSLHAPAIQISDFASAVEVYTSVAERKTLEKQVLTMTGKPAGLERV; from the coding sequence ATGAAAGCGCTTCGCTTCCACCAATATGGCCCTCCTTCCGTGCTGTCCATGGAAGACTTGCCGTCCCCATCGATTGCGCCCGGCGACGCGCTCATTCAAGTCAAAGCTTCGAGCATTAATCCCTCTGATATTGGGATCGTCGCGGGGCGATTCAAATCTCCATTGCCCAATACACCCGGGCGCGATTTTGCCGGCGTCGTGGTTCAGGATCATGTTCAGGGCAATGGATGGGAAGGCAAGCAGGTGTGGGGAAGCGGCTCTGGGTTCGGAGTTACGCGGCCAGGAGCGCATGCCGAGTTTGTCGTTGTCCCCACAATGTGGCTTTCAGAGAAGCCCGAAACCTTGACCATGGAGCAGGCAGCCGCGATCGGCGTTCCATATTTGGCTGCCTGGCAATCTCTGGTAGAAGTCGGCCAGCTTCAGCCAGACGAGCGAATCCTGATCACGGGATCGAACGGCGCTGTGGGACGTGCCGCGACCCAACTGGCTCACTGGCGAAAAGCCTTTGTGATCGGCGCTGACATCACCGACGCTGCCACCGACGCGGACGTATTCATCAACCTCAAGCAAAAAGATTTGCAAACCGAAATTCATGCCGCCACTCAGGGCAAGTTAGTGGATCTGGTGCTGGATACGGTCGGCGCATCGCTGTTTGAGAGTTGCCTCCGCGCGCTTCGGCCGGGAGGAAGGCAGATTGCGATTGCCAGCGCCGCAAAGGCCCAGGTGGAATTCAATCTGGTGGACTTTTACCACAATCAATCTCGCTTGTTCGGTCTGGATACGATGAAAGGCACTGGCCCCGAGATTGCCGCTCGAATGGACCAGTTGCGTCGATTATTCGACACCGGTTCTCTTCATGCCCCAGCGATTCAAATCAGCGATTTTGCCAGCGCCGTGGAAGTCTACACCAGCGTCGCCGAGAGAAAGACGCTCGAAAAACAGGTGCTTACAATGACCGGGAAGCCTGCCGGGTTGGAAAGAGTTTGA
- a CDS encoding nucleotide sugar dehydrogenase, with the protein MQIGVYGSGYLGTVISACLADFGTPVSCCHPDRTRMVEMAQGNIPFFEKNLKEIIRRNVRAGRLAYSTDIESFARKTPVIFLAEDKAEGMSDVALRIARLAPKPPILTIVTPAPVGTAGALEKSIKDAGLQATIVSQPMFFTDGCAVEDFNWPDRLILGSTSSDAVQMLKQIFHPLVMRGVPVIVTNQSTAELVREAATAFVATKISFINEVAALCERVNADAVNLALALGLDKKIAPRCLQPGAGMGGVFAESDMDSLVELAQAHGVPLKVLSAARDVNHHLTDGVIDKIALALNSIENKEVGILGLAFKPNTNSVAGSSSVRLAENLVSKGAHVRAYDPVAIPEAKTKLNASVRYCDSAYAAAEGSDALVVGTGWPEFRTLDFDRIKHLLKKPLIVDTKNLLDSTRLRALGFEYVGIGRG; encoded by the coding sequence ATGCAGATCGGAGTTTACGGTTCAGGGTACCTTGGAACAGTGATTTCCGCCTGTCTGGCAGATTTTGGCACTCCGGTTTCTTGCTGCCATCCCGACCGCACGCGCATGGTGGAGATGGCCCAGGGCAATATTCCCTTCTTCGAAAAGAACCTGAAAGAAATCATCCGGCGCAATGTGCGCGCCGGCCGACTCGCTTACTCCACCGACATCGAATCGTTCGCGCGCAAGACTCCCGTGATCTTCCTGGCGGAAGACAAAGCCGAAGGCATGAGCGATGTGGCCCTGCGCATCGCGCGGCTGGCCCCGAAGCCTCCCATTCTTACGATTGTGACTCCCGCCCCCGTGGGGACAGCGGGCGCGTTGGAAAAAAGCATCAAGGACGCCGGACTTCAAGCCACCATAGTTTCGCAGCCTATGTTCTTCACCGATGGCTGTGCCGTCGAGGATTTCAACTGGCCCGACCGCCTGATTCTGGGTTCCACTTCGAGCGACGCAGTGCAGATGCTCAAGCAGATTTTTCATCCTCTCGTCATGCGCGGCGTTCCCGTTATCGTGACCAATCAGTCGACCGCTGAATTGGTGCGCGAAGCCGCGACCGCCTTCGTGGCCACAAAAATTTCCTTCATCAACGAAGTCGCCGCGCTGTGCGAACGCGTGAATGCCGACGCCGTCAATCTGGCCCTGGCCCTCGGCCTCGACAAGAAAATCGCTCCACGCTGCCTGCAACCAGGCGCAGGCATGGGCGGAGTCTTCGCCGAGTCCGACATGGACTCTCTAGTGGAGTTGGCCCAGGCCCACGGTGTCCCCCTGAAAGTGCTCAGCGCCGCGCGAGACGTGAACCATCACCTAACCGACGGCGTAATCGACAAAATTGCTCTCGCTCTGAACTCCATCGAGAATAAAGAAGTGGGCATCCTCGGACTGGCTTTCAAGCCCAACACAAATTCCGTGGCTGGATCGTCGTCGGTGCGACTGGCCGAAAACTTAGTTTCGAAAGGCGCCCACGTCCGCGCCTATGATCCAGTGGCAATTCCTGAGGCCAAAACGAAACTCAATGCTTCCGTGCGCTATTGCGATTCCGCTTACGCCGCGGCCGAAGGCTCCGATGCGCTCGTGGTCGGCACTGGCTGGCCCGAGTTCCGCACTCTCGATTTCGACCGCATCAAGCATCTCCTGAAAAAGCCTCTGATTGTCGACACCAAGAACCTGCTCGATTCCACCCGCCTCCGCGCCCTCGGCTTCGAATACGTAGGCATCGGCCGCGGCTAA
- a CDS encoding 2'-5' RNA ligase family protein — MQKPRYALVAYLHNAAGEFVENLRRELHPDLPHLAAHLSILPPRPLRGTEMEALQILERICGHEEPFEVTLGDVASFVPVTPTIYIRVDGAASGMSHLHSKLNIEALAFKEEWSYTPHLTIAKMGTEPAAQSAFQVARARWSHYSGSRRILLERLTFVREEIREDGPNCWVDLAPILLGRTLVSK, encoded by the coding sequence ATGCAGAAGCCGCGTTACGCGCTGGTGGCCTACCTTCACAATGCCGCGGGAGAGTTCGTCGAGAACCTCCGGCGCGAGCTGCATCCCGACCTTCCCCACTTAGCGGCTCATTTGAGCATCTTGCCTCCGCGCCCTCTGCGAGGCACCGAAATGGAGGCCTTGCAGATCTTGGAGCGGATTTGCGGCCATGAGGAACCGTTCGAGGTGACCCTGGGCGACGTTGCATCCTTCGTCCCGGTGACCCCCACCATCTACATTCGCGTGGATGGCGCCGCCAGCGGCATGAGCCACCTGCACAGCAAGCTAAACATCGAAGCGCTCGCCTTCAAGGAAGAATGGTCCTACACTCCGCATCTTACGATCGCAAAGATGGGCACGGAACCAGCCGCCCAGAGCGCCTTTCAAGTAGCCCGCGCGCGCTGGTCCCATTACTCTGGCAGCCGTCGCATCCTGCTGGAAAGACTGACCTTCGTACGCGAAGAAATCCGCGAAGATGGGCCCAATTGCTGGGTGGACCTGGCTCCCATTCTTCTCGGTCGTACCCTGGTTTCGAAATAA